From the genome of Methanoregula boonei 6A8:
TTTGCTGCTAAAAGAGAGATTCTGGGAATCTGCTATCATAACCGGCCTTGCTGCTGCCGTTTCGCTTATCACAGCGCCCTTTGCAGCACTGTACCTTATCGTAAAGCGCCCTCTCCCGCATCGTTTCGCATACATATGCATCGCGGGAGGAGTTGTTGCGGCATTGTTTGTTGTGAGCTATTGCATTAACCCGGCATACCTTGGATCCTATATCAGTACCCTGCAGGGGACCTCAAGCCCCCTGTATGATCAGGGAGGAACTGATACACCCACACCCTTCCTCCTGTTCGGGGATCTCCTAAAAGAGATAAATATCAATGGCATTTTGCCGGTCGCCATTGTTGCATGCATTTACGCCGGCCTTATCCTGTATGCGACAGGGATATTTTTTACCAGCAACGAAAAGAATACGCTCAAAATGTATTCCATTGTTTTTCTTGCTATCTTTATGATGCTGCCACGAATAAAACCCTATGACTTTATTATCACGGTCATACCGCTTTACTTTTTATGCAAGGATTACAGTTACCGGATGAAATGCCTGATGTTGGGGGTTATTTCTCTGCCGATCTTTTTCTGGTTCCTTAATTTTTTTTCCGTTTATACTCAGGGATTTCCTCTCAAGTTGGGAGGATATATCCAGGCATACAGCCTCATCCTTGTCTTTATTCTGATAATTTTGTACGATCGATGGCTCCCTGTAACGCTTAATGGGGAGGGCATAGCAAGTTAAAGAGATCTGATATCACAGGAAATGTTATTTTTCTGAATAATAGGGATAGGAAATAGCCTTGATGCTGTAAATGAGACAATCTTTTTTTTATTGTAGGATATTTCTCATTGCACCCTTCATCCCATTTTATATCTCAGCAGCGCCGCAATTCCGCCGAGTGCAGCAAGCCGCTCGCCGGGCTCAAACTCAGTGGAGAGCACGATAATCTTTGCCTGCATTCGCTCGGCACTCTCGATCAGGGGCACAATCGCCCTGTCCCGCAGGAGGGAATCAGCAAGCAGCACCTCATCTACCGCTCCATACTCTATCGCGGTGGCAACATCCTTGTACCCGTAGGCTATTGCTCCGTCACGGGAAATCCGCAGGAGCACTTCGTCCATTAACCGGACCTCCCGGGAGAGCTGGAGATCGCCGATCAGTTTTTCAAGTGTTCCCGCCCCGATCACGTCCTGCACCGCACCGCGCCCGATCCGGCGGGTTTCAGCCACGATTGCCCGGCCGGCCGGGGCACAATTCTTGTTCTTTGCATACCGGACAAAATCCTCTTTTACAAACCCCGGCCCGGCAATGACCATCGGCCCGGATACCTCGGCGATGCTCTTTATAACCGTATCAAAAAAGCCGGTCCGGGTCTCGGTCTCGCCACCCTTGCCGCTCCCTGCAGTGATTGTGATCACACTCTCGGGGCCGTACTGCCGGAGACGGAAGAGCTCCGCCTCTCCTTCCTCTAAGGTAAGGATGTGGATCACCCCATAGACCGAGGCCTTGACCGCACGATCAAGGCGTTCGAGGTCTACCGGCCGCCAGCGACGGATCACCGAGATCTCGTAACCGGTCTCCACATTGATCGTGTGGTAAGCACCGGTATCCATTCCGTGCTCGATAATCCCCGAGATCCGCAGGCGCACACCGTGATGAGAGAATTCCACCTTCTCCACCCGAACCCCGAGCCGGACCGGGCGTTTTTCCACTTTCTCCGGCCGGATCTTGTCGGTGGCCCCTTCCACGCTCCGGAACGTAGTGGCAAAGACCAGATCCCCGGGGGAGACCAGATGCTGGAGATGCCAAAGGTCGTCGATGCTCTCTGGGAAGAGCCGGATCTCGCCATAATTATCCTTAATCTCACCGTACTCCGCTTTCATGGCGTCCCTGCTATATCGGATCCACCCGGCGGGACAAATGCGGCAACAGATTCGGTATTGAGGATCCCTTTGAGCAGTTTCTCCTCTTCAGGTGTTATCTTCTCGCGCAGCTGGCGAAGCACCTTCTTTGCCACATCGTTTGGCTCGAACCGGCCGGGCTTTAACTCGGCAAAGGTCTTTGTCCGCGAGCGGATCACGGCCGGTGGCCCCCCGATCACGGCCGCATATGGCTCCAGCA
Proteins encoded in this window:
- a CDS encoding glycosyltransferase family 87 protein codes for the protein MAFDHMQNPYVLDNINQYVGHYTGEVLPFTYPPHTLYFFVILDQFLVFQNIGIYYVLLILLLILSGYLIVTLDQDPDYLFLITLIVAGFMGTAWNLVTGNKDILFLFLFALIFVLLLKERFWESAIITGLAAAVSLITAPFAALYLIVKRPLPHRFAYICIAGGVVAALFVVSYCINPAYLGSYISTLQGTSSPLYDQGGTDTPTPFLLFGDLLKEININGILPVAIVACIYAGLILYATGIFFTSNEKNTLKMYSIVFLAIFMMLPRIKPYDFIITVIPLYFLCKDYSYRMKCLMLGVISLPIFFWFLNFFSVYTQGFPLKLGGYIQAYSLILVFILIILYDRWLPVTLNGEGIAS
- a CDS encoding mRNA surveillance protein pelota → MKAEYGEIKDNYGEIRLFPESIDDLWHLQHLVSPGDLVFATTFRSVEGATDKIRPEKVEKRPVRLGVRVEKVEFSHHGVRLRISGIIEHGMDTGAYHTINVETGYEISVIRRWRPVDLERLDRAVKASVYGVIHILTLEEGEAELFRLRQYGPESVITITAGSGKGGETETRTGFFDTVIKSIAEVSGPMVIAGPGFVKEDFVRYAKNKNCAPAGRAIVAETRRIGRGAVQDVIGAGTLEKLIGDLQLSREVRLMDEVLLRISRDGAIAYGYKDVATAIEYGAVDEVLLADSLLRDRAIVPLIESAERMQAKIIVLSTEFEPGERLAALGGIAALLRYKMG